The following DNA comes from Hordeum vulgare subsp. vulgare chromosome 3H, MorexV3_pseudomolecules_assembly, whole genome shotgun sequence.
TGAACGCTCAGGCGTAAGCCCGCAGTTTTGAAAGGATAGGGTAGGGTGGTGCTGGAACTGGAACTGGATTCTTGCGGCGTCAGTAGGCTCAAAGGGAATGGAAGACAGTGCTTGTGGTTCTCGTAGCTCATTTAAACGATATCCTCATTTTAcatcatgatgttcaagccaaccAATATATCTTTGATATACACTTGAAAACCAGAAACTTAGCAACACGCAATGATATACTTAACCTAGATGTCAGGTTATAACTAAAAACTTATGCAATAGGCATGATGCATTTCCCTTTAAAaagatggtgatgaagatgggTTTTACtgttgaaccaatcattgataattactcccttcgttccacATTATAAGATGTTCTAAGTTCTTTCTGAATCGGATGTACGTGTAAGcgttttagtgtgtttgttcactcatttcaaTCCATATGTACTTcatattgaaatatccaaaacatcttataatTTGGAACGGAGGTACTCTAGTGGTTAACTATTTCACGAGTTGCAGCATGACAGAATATCTCATTTCCCAAAGCAAGGATGGGTTATCAACTATACACACGTACTGACGCCCCGAGCCCACATTTGATAATAAAAAGAACAGGCAGACACTGATTCAGATCAATATTACAGTTAGGCCTGCATGACAGGGAACCCTAGCTCTAACCCCAGATCTAAAGGTTGCAGCCCTCACCTGGATCACTTGGTGTAGCCGCCGCCGACGGCGTTGTAGTCCTCCTCGACGGCAGACATGACGTAGGGGACAGGGAAGTCCTTGGCGGGGTCGAACTGCTTGGCGGCCATGTAGCGCTCGAGGTCGGGCTtgcggaggagggtgcggcggacGGGCGGGCGGTTGCGGCGGCAGTCGCGCGGGTAGTACTTGATGTCGAACACGGTCTCCGGGTCGGAGGTGGGGATGACGGCCTTGGGGTCGTTCTCGCGAAGGGTGGCCGGGCAGGTTTGACGGTACTCGAGCGCACCCGGGAGCGCGCTGCGGTACTCGGGCGAGGAGCACGGGCCGGTGATCTCCCACGGCTTCTTGAAGAATTTGCGGAATGTCTGGATCAGTGACTTGCCGGcgccggcggcggaggcggccaTCGGGGGACGGTGCGGTGGCTACGGCCCGACGGGAAGGGGGAGGGTGGGAGCAGGGGAGATCGACAGATGCGGGAAGCGGCTGATTCGGCGACGGTGAAGACCGGAGAACCTGGATTTAGCTATGGGTGCGCAACGTGGCCTGATCTGGACCGTCTGGCCGGGAAGAAGGCCCAAGAAACGAGCAGAGTGGTGGAAAGGAGAAACTATCGCGAATATCATCTCttgaaaaaatgttcatcttaAACCTTGGCAGGGCTTCGACGAATCGAACACCGAACTCGAAATCCCTGTGATTTATACCATAAATTCTTAGATTCTGGTCTAAATCAAACCCTGGTAGCATTTCTCAAACGGGGATTGCCGACGTGACAGGGATTGCGGGTCGTTTCCGCGCGCGACTTGTTTGATAAAAGTGGTCCGGCCCAGTTTGGCCCTGTCATTTCCCCTCGTTCTCTCCCTGTCCCCTGCTATTCCTCCTCTTGCGACGGCAATGGCGACCGGCGGTTGATCGGTGGCGCAACGACGATTGTGACGACTCAAGGACGCGTCCACAAAGCAGGTAATGATCTCGATGACCTCCTCCCCTGCCAGTAGTCGTTCTTGGTTGTTGTCgcattagggttagggttttgaGGTACGAATTTGGGGACGATATTGGTGGCAGAAAAGGTTCAATTTTTATGAAGAGGAATAGGTTTATATGCTTGATTTTGACCGCATTGTGTGTTTATTTCATTTTAATCATGGACCCCACTGAGATTTTGAGCGTTCGATTTCATATTGGAGGGGAGTTCATCCACATTGGTCCAAATTTGGACTATGTTGGAGGAGAAGAAGCAATGTCAGAGATTGAGAGGGATAAAGTGTCTCTGCAGGAAGTGAAAGGTTTTCTACAAGATCATATTCAATTAAAGGAATCGATGAAGTTCTATTTTCTGCTTCCTCGGAAAGATCAAGAAAAGTGCCATGTTGTATTCAAGAAGATCAAGAAAAGCATAGCAAGGACACAATATTTGGAGGTGCTTTGGAATGGAGAAGATGGTTTTGAAGTGAAGCAAGTTAATGGGAGAGGGAGGCAATATACAGTGAACCTACATAAGTGGACATGCTCTTGTGGCTACTTTCAGCTCGCAGGGCTTCCATGCCACCATGCAATTAGTGCCATCTACAAGTGCAACAGAAGTGTTGAGGATTACATTGCTCCTTGCTATTTTGTTGAAGTGTTCAACAAAATTTATGAGCATTGCTTGCAGCCAGTTAAGGGTGAGGAGATGTGGCCAGTGTCACCCAATCCTAGGCTAGTGCCTCCTGAATATGTAAGGTCgccaggaaaagaaaagaaaggaaggCCTAGCAAAAATgacaggagaagagaagaaactgGGCAACCAAAGGGGAAGAAAATGAGCAAGCATGGCACAATTATCAAATGCTCATTGTGTGGTGATACTAGACACAACAAGTCAAGCTGTAAGCAAAATCCAGAGAGAGGCAAGAAGAAGAATGCACATCTTTCTAAGAAAAAAATCCATGGAAGGTATTTTTTTTGTTCATCTCCTTACTACATTTAAAGTGGTTTCTTCACACTTATCCTAACTTGCAAAAAATGGCAGCAAACCAAAGGAACATCTGCATCACAACCTCAAGCTCCACCAGCAACTGTTGCACCTGGCTCAACTGCTGCATCTCGTGCATCTGCAAATTCTCCAAGAACCAACAGGTTTAAACCTCCAAGAAAGAGATCTGCACCTGGCTCATTTGCTGCACCTCGCTCATCTGGTGCATCTGCAAATCCTAGAGCATCTACTACAAGAGGGACAAGATCTGGAGCTAAAAGGGACAGAAGAAGGGCTGCTGATACAATGCCAACCTATCAGTATTTCACCTGCAGTGGAAACTACTAGTCATTGATCAAAGTTGATCATTTCTAGTAATTTTGTTGATGTTGCAATGTTTCAAACATTTCTGATGTAATGTTCATATTGCAAACATATCTTTTGTAATGGCCAAAACCTACTAAATGGCAGTGCTGGATGAGAACTAAATGTCAAGGATGGAGTTGCTATATCAGTGCAAATTTCCCTGCTATTTCATTCAGTGCAAACATTAACTTGGATACAACTGTTAGTACATACAACGGTAGCATTTGCAGCCAGGGTTTGGAATAGACTTAACTTGCCAAAAGACCACTACTACATTGCATTCAACTGTCAGTGAACAGACTTACTGTAGTAGCATTTTCTCTACCACTAAACCTACCACgaagacaacaaaaacaatgacaacatagtGATATTTCCTCTTCAGTGCATCTATCTCTGCATTCTTCTCTTTCATCTGATCTTGCACAGATATAGCCAACACCTTTCTTCCAATTTGAGATTCAGGCACAGCGACAAATGGAGTGACGTCTTCAAATCGACAATCATTCCATCCACCTCTCAGCCTATGCACTTCATCTCGCAGATGTCCAATCTGATCACTCAAAAACTTCGGCAATGGATCATCATGCCATTCAAAAAATCCACAACCACCATGTTGTTCACTTGTagtaacagaaacaaatcagtggggaggagaacaaatgaagagaaacAACATCAAAATCAAACTCACCATGGCATCGACGCAGGCGTAGTACCtcctcctgttggaaatatgccctagaggaaatgataaatagttattattatatttcttgtttaaagataatcgtttattatccatgctataaatgtattgaatgaaaacatagatacatgtgtggatagatagacaaaacaatgtccctagcaaacctctagttggctagccagttgatcaatgatagtcaaggttttctggctatatgcaagtgttgtcacttgataactggatcacatcattaggagaatcatgtgatggactagacccaaactatgaaggtagcatattgatcgtgtcgttttattgctattgttttctgcatgtcaagtatttgttcctatgaccatgagatcatataactcaccggcaccggaggaataccttgtgtgcatcaaacgtcgcaacgtaattgggtgactataaaggtgttctacacgtatctccgaaggtgtccattgagttagtatggatcaagactgggatttgtcactccgtgtgatggagaggtatgatacgtccattttgcatcatgctttcaggttgatatttattgctttttgggctgttattacacttcacggtacaatacttatgccttttctctcttattttgcaaggtttatatgaagagggagaatgccggcagctggaattctggcctgaaaaaggagcaagtttgagatacctattctgcgcaactccaaaagccgtgaaaatcaacgaggatttttttgggatttataaaaactactgggctgaagaagtacccgaggggcgccagcaggaggccacaagcctgctaggcgcggcccccctggccgcgcctaggggccttgtgggctcccacttggccctctcgctccccccttttgctacaagaagggtttagttccggaaaaaaaatcaggaggaggcttttcggaggattcgccgccgccacgaggcggaacttgaacagaaccaatctagagctccggcaggacgatccagccggggaaacgtccctcccggaaggggaaatcgtcgccatcgtcatcaccaacactcttctcatcggaggggaatcatcaccatcaacatcttcatcagcaccatctcatctccaaaccctagttcatctcttgtaaccaatctccgtctcgcgactccgattggtacttgtaaggttgctagtagtgttaattactctttgtagttgatgctagttggattacttggtggaagattatatgttcagatctttgatgctactcattacctctctggtcatgattatgattatgctttgtgagtagttacttttgttcctgaggacatgggataagtcttgttataagtagtcatgtgaatttggtattcgttcaataatttgatgtgttgtatgttgtttttcctctagtggtgttatgtgaacatcgactacgtaacactttgccattatttgggcctataggaaggcattgggaagtagtaagtagatgatgggttgctagagtgatagaagcttaaaccctagtttatgcgttgcttcgtaaggggctgatttggatccactagtttaatgctatggttagactttgtcttaattcttctttcatagttgtggatgcttgcgagaggggttaatcataagtgggatgcttgtccaagtaagggcagtacccaagcgccggtccacccacatatcaaactatcaaagtaacgaatgtgaatcatatgaacatgatgaaaactagcttgacagaaattcccatgtgtcctcgggagcgttttacctcctataagactttgtcgaggcttttcccttgctacaaaagggattgggccactttgctgcaccgtttttacttttgttacttgctacttgctacgaatcatcttgtcacacaactacttgttaccgatagtttcagtgcttgcagatattaccttgctgaaaaccacttgtcatatccttctgctcctcattgggttcgacactcttacttatcgaaaggactacgatagatcccctacacttgtgggtcatcaagactcttttctggtgccattgccggggagtgaagcgcctttggtaagtggagtttggtaaggaaacatttatgtagtgtgctgaaatttattgtcacttgtcactatggaaactaatcctttgaggggcttgttcggggtatcttcaccttgaacggaagcacaaagagttgctcctcaacctgctgcacctactgaaaatatttgctatgaatttccttcggctatgcttgagaaactgctggctaatccttttaaaggagatggaacatcacatccagacttgcatctaatctatgtagatgaagtttgtggtttatttaagcttgtaggtttgcccgaggatgaggtcaagaagaaggtctttcccttatctttgagggataaggcgttgacatggtataggctatgtgatgatactggatcatggaactacaatcgattgaaattggaatttcatcaaaagttttatcctatgcattttgtacatcgtgatcggaattatatttataatttttggcctcgtgacagagaaagcatcgctcaagcttgggggaggcttaaatcaatgttgtattcatgccccaaccatgagctctccagataaattatcattcagaacttctatgctcggctttctcatgatgatcgcaccatgcttgacacttcttgtaccagttcttttatgaagagagatattgacttcaaatggaatttattggaaagaattaaacgcaactctgaagattgggagcttgatgaaggtaaggagtgaggtatgaatttcaagtttgattgcgttaaatcctttgttgaaacaaataacttttgtgattttagcgctaagtatggagttgactctgagatagtagcttcattgtgtgaatcatttgcttctcatattgatctccccaaagagaagtggtttaaatatcatcctcccttagaagtcaatgtagttaaacccaatccagttgaagagaaagtcattgcttataatgatcctattggtcccattgcttacattgagaaaccacttttacctattaggataaaggatcattctaaagcttcaactgtgatacgtaggggctacattagaacacctacaccccctgagcaaattagagttgaacctagcattgatattatcaaagatctcttgtccgacaatgttgatggccatgatattcacttctgtgaagatgctgctagaattgataaaccacatgctagagacaaacataggcctgttgttggcacgcctgttgtttctgttaagataggagatcattgttatcatggtttatgtgacgtgggtgctagtgttagtgcaatacctcaatccttatatgatgaaattaaagacgagattgcacctgtcgagatagaacccattgatgtcactattctgcttgccaatagagatactatctgccctgtgggaattgttagggatgttgaagtcttgtgtggtaaaacgaagtatcgtgctgatttcgtcgttcttgctaccacacaagatagcttttgtcccatcatatttggcagacctttactcaacactgtcaatactcatattgactgtgagaagcaaactgtcactgttggctttgaaggtgtgtcacatgagttcaatttctccaagtttggtagacaacctcatgaaaaatagttgcctagtagggatgaaactattgccctggcttctattgtcgtgcctcctactgatcctttagagcaatacttgcttgagcatgaaaatgatatgcatatggatgaaagggatgaaatagatagagttgtcttagaacaacatcctatccttcagaataacttgcctgttgaacttcttggggatccacccccaccaaagggtgatcctgtgttcgagcttaaacagttgccagatactcttaagtatgcttatcttgatgaaaaagagatatatcctgttattattagtgctagcctctcagagcatgaagaaaagaagttattaaaaactctgaggaagcactatgctgttattggatatactcttgatgatcttaagggcattattcccactctatgccagcacaagattataaTTGATcatgattccaagccagttgttgatcatcgaaggagattaaatcctaagatgaaagaggtagtaagaaaagaaatactaaagctcctagaagcgggtattatctatcatgttgctcatagtgattgggtgagtctggtgcattgcgtccctaagaagggaggtattaccattgtccctaatgataaggatgaattgatcccacagaggattattactggctataggatggtgatcgattttaggaaattgaataaagccactaggaaagaccattaccctttgccttttatcgaccaaatgctagaaagattgtctaaacacacgctatattctctgacttttgtgaaaagattgttgaggttttcatggatgacttctccgtttacaggtcttct
Coding sequences within:
- the LOC123444479 gene encoding uncharacterized protein LOC123444479, yielding MAASAAGAGKSLIQTFRKFFKKPWEITGPCSSPEYRSALPGALEYRQTCPATLRENDPKAVIPTSDPETVFDIKYYPRDCRRNRPPVRRTLLRKPDLERYMAAKQFDPAKDFPVPYVMSAVEEDYNAVGGGYTK